The DNA segment TTTTCTTATTAGATTATGTTGTCATTTGATATAGAattcatttatatgtataactagcgaacccgacagacttcgtcctgtcaaaaagatttgtaatatgacagttttttgttcctatctattttattgtcggGGCAAAAATTCTCCTGAACAGAACCTTCACCCTGGTGATAGGgcgttgtgaataaaaataattattaaataaaacagatataagcatttaaaagtaagtaatcgctttattggtaatcatcataattattaacaaaaatcagttttattttcattgtagtgctttatgatatacaatattttttgtttgattccctggcgcatagacaaataaatctgATGGTTTTCCAACACGGGAACAGGCAACATACAATTGACTATGGGAGAAACATGAGTTTTCCAGATTAATACCACAAACACTTAATGATTGCCCCTGGGACTTGTTTATGGTCATAGCAAAAGCATGCCGCACTGGAAACTGtagtcttttaaattcaaatggcaCATCACTCGGAATCATTGCGATGCGCGGTATGAGAACATCTTCTCCTTTATACTTTCCTTTCAGTATAGTTGCTTCTATCACgttgtttagtaatttttttatcgctaACCGTGTGCCGTTGCAAAGACGCGGTTGGTTGATATTTCGCAACAATATAACTACCGATCCAACCTTTAATTGAAGATTGTGAGGTGGCAATCCTGGCAAATCCAGCGAGTTTAAAAATTCCGGTGGATAGTTGACTACATCATCTTCGTTAGTAGCCGAATCAACTGATTTATATATCCTAGATTCGCCTGTCATTTGTTcttgaattttgaaatttaattttatattctgtgctccatgaggctccaacgcacactgctttgatgttaggaacacacctacattgcttagacaacagtgaactttatacaatagcaataaagctcaaattgactctacgtattagttagaaaacgtttgtatgggataaaaaaaaggactgtttttagggtttttccggcaattatctgatattttctcgccgtaaaaaccatccttgagcttcgatgaatattaaaaaaaaagaattggccaaattggtccaggcgttcttgagttatgcgcttaccaacacatttagcgattcattttatattatagatttgcAGACAAGCAAACTATTCGTCATAAGTAAATGACCGAGGAAAATATGTGTTTACAGTccacaattttttaaaaagaagttTACCTAAATACATGTCACCTGCCAgctatatacatattacatagtaCTTATTACCGCAGGACACGCACCTTACATAAGCGCTTACCCACCCATCGGTGTGGAGTTTCACCGCACCTGTATCAACATTCCTCGCGATTACTATGATAATTATGTAGTGATTACTTTAAATATGATGTCGCAATGACAATAAGTGGGCCACGTGGAGTTTGTGTACTTTATACACGTGTACGCATCAAATGTGTTGACATTATGGTAACGAAGGTTATGGCAAATGTCTAgagcagggatggcgaacctttaagggtgccattatttataacaaagaaaaaatatggcctGTAACGTGCCATCCAGGACCGGTTTTATGACCGAATGCCGCTTTTAAGCGACTTTTTTATGACCCTACtatgtttgcttatttttttttaatcggggctcggcaaagtgacttcattgcacctgatgttaatCGAATTGAAGCCCaaagaaatatacataaatgtttgGCATATTACTTGCGTGCCCGACTTATTGCCACATGCCACCACTGGCACGCGTGCCATTGGTTCGCTATCCCTGATATAGTGTTATTATAACACACTGGGAGACTATTTAATACCTATAGGCTATACCACACGATACAATTAACAAACATTCCTAAACCTCAAGTTTTATGTCCGTAGTCTGGTCTACTGTGAtatttttgttggaaatatacttaggtatttttttaacaacggGTGTGGATTTAATTCGAATGAACGCGCGCTACGATTGGCTGATTTATGTTTTCGATtggaaattaaatgtatttacttgCGTTGTTTTGTTAACTATTGCACAGGACATCCGAGctcagtaaatattaataaataataacactgaATAGGCAGTTTTGCGAATGTTGTTTATTGATTATCGTTTCTAGGAattgtaaaataagtaaatattgtagtttatacatttttattcctattattttaattttgttgcggTTAAAAGACAACTTGAATTTCTCAGAAACTCGCTGAGCTTCATTGCACGGTATTATTAAATGCCAATATCTACCCTGTCTTCCAGGAGTTTTAATAGCGCATGTGAAGTACCAGATGGTCTCTGTCTAAGTAAAGAACGTTGTTATAATGAGAGAACAGTTTTTTTTCTACAGGGAACCATTAGTAAACACACTCTAAGAActaagttaaattaattatccACCTCACCTTTGTACTGGGGAAGGATGATGAATGTAGCAACCTAATGTAAGACACCTCGCCTGATGTAGGGGCCCAGATGACGCCGGCGGCTAGCAGCCACAGCGAGCCAGTTGCCCCGCGCCGCATCGCGAGCCCCCTGCGTGCCGGTTAAGTCACTATACAATACAATAGCTTTTTCAGTATCACCCGAAGGCTCGTTTCATAATCATTTTATGTTCCCATTTCACGTTGCGCAGATTTCAACGTATTTAGAGGATACACGTTTTGTGAGTTATGTTGCGCGTTGTGTTGGTTGTATAGGGCGGAATTCTGATGGTTGATTGTTGGTTCCAGAGTTCCTGAACAAGACAACGGTGTACAACCGCGAGGTTTTGAAGCGCGCTGTCCACCGCCCGCCTGGTGTGCCGCTGCTCACCGTTTCCAACCACCACTCTTGTTTCGACGACCCGGGATTATGGGGTAAGCTACTTCCTACTTTTTTGCGATACTCAATTCATTTTTTGCAATCTCACTCTGTCATGCAAATGACAAAGACTTTGCGACGCATTAAATAGCAATTTTGCCGCATTCGACACCATGCGACCACAGTTGGCTAAGTATAACTTTAGTTTGTACGCTTTGTCGTGCGATATTGTTTTGTTACTAATCCAAAtctcacaataaaaaatatgcaacatcACTGCGTATTATAATGTTGTTTCGGGtgccattgtttttttttattgcctcaaATATTTCTAAATGCTATCAGAATAGTGGCTTTGTTTATTGTTGACTGATAGTATAGTTTATCTCGTAAAAACACTGTTGACTCATCGATGCTCGCTGTCCTTAAGCTTTTTGTCTTGAGTCTATAGCCTCAGATTGTAAATATTGAGGCACTGACCTCCGCGACTGCTTCGATAAGCATtcgtaaaaaatacttgaattacaaattgtacAGATAACCTAATCTAcgataacaataataacgtGCGTatgatattttctttgtttatatttcgttGTTCTGTAATGGTAACCTATCATAAAGGTTATGTGGTTAATGACTTGCGCAGGACACGCAAGTAAAGTTTTTAGTTTCGCCAGTACCGGTCGAATGATGGCCGATTAATGCGGTCCACTTGTGAGGGTGTTGGAGCGGAACCGAATGTTGACGTCGACACAGCTCGCGATATTATAATGAGACGCGATCGAAAATTACTATGTCCTGCTACTACTAGACTTTAGAGTGGagagaaatatataataaactagtACATCTCTCATATGTAAAAGTCCACCTGGGGAcataccaccgcaatgcctatttctgccgccgagctACTGCTCGGACTACATACTTGTAGttctacatactacatacttgTAGTCACTGTCGTATTCCgctttgaaggatattgtagccagagtaactactggacctaataagacttaacatttcatgtctcaggatggcgagcgcagtggaataccgaacaatactgtgtaattcaaggtattagatggtgtttctactgtttatgggcggtcgtatcggttaccatcaggcgaatagcaagctcgacattaaaagcaatttaaaaaattatattatctaggTACTTAATGTCGTTTCAGTTCAGCTGTTCCGTCAATCCGCGTTTTATATAtagtctaattaaaataattacattgatgttttgagaaaaacaaataatttacatgaatgtaatttcataaaaatatataaactgctGTCTGTAGGTAGTACTTTAAGGCTGATTTGCAACTAAAGCATGAAAACGTTAGTATAGCGTCATCGTAATCCGACGCCATCatattaactaattataatacgCATGCAACGTGATGCTTGATATGGGAAGAATAcatcgtaatttattttatatttaattaaaagtgtgATGTTTTATTGCGTCAcacgaaattattaatatacttaatatattccGACCGTGAAATCAACCAGCGAAGACAATGCGTCTCCTGAGAGtttctacataatatacattatgagATTCAATAAACATTGGCTTCTTCTATATGTCCTATAGTACGTCAATATAAAGATCTTTCACGCCTGCTGTAGAAACAATTTCGCTTAGTTTTTACTGTCGGCTGCCTAACATCAATGTCCAATCTCAAACCAAGTTAAAAAgtacactaacccccttattcatagacgttttatATCTCCTccgtaaagctgtgataacaaggtgttgtatctcaatattagccaatcataacggccctatgtctacgcactgcaaatCAGACTTTTTATCACAGCCAGTGGCGGCCTTATTTGGCGCGAGTCCCAGACGAAATCAAAAATACAACGCGTTGCCCCGGACGGCACAAGAAAATTccccggttttaacagtttgcttggtaagatcgtaaaaaaagtCCTTCAAAACACCGCGCGCGAGGTCCTGGGCGGTTgtccggttcgcctccccctaaAGCCGCCCCTGATCActgctttactccgtccttagataaaaaacgtaaataagaggataagtaaataaatttaagaatcAAATTAGGTCAAAGAGGTGTTAAATCCTCATGCTTATATGGGTGATGTTGGCAGgcgtgctggattgcgtgacgCTAGTGCGAGGGTCGCGCATGCGCTGGTCGCTCGCGGCGCACGACATCTGCTTCACTAACGCGCTGCACTCGTGCTTCTTCGCGCTCGGCAAGTGTGTACCCGTCGTGCGAGGCGCCGGCGTCTATCAGGTACAACTGACAATAATAACACCACACAACATAACTACTATTATATATAGCTGAAGTTTGGTTGTTTAAACGCGCTCATCTCGGGAaatactggttcgaattgaaaaatcaaTTATTGTTGGATatcccatttatcgaggaaggctatagtgactacataaaaaaattcattGCTTAAGGCTGTTAAAACTGGCCGAAGCTGGTAAGTTCATGACAATCGTTTACgacagttaatttaaaaaaacgtaaaaatttgAGTTACACCGCTTTTGCGCTGAGCGCCTGAATTCAGATATCCATTATGCGTCAAGCTGTATGACAGTTTCTCACAAAGCATCATACTTCCAGCCAGCAATGGATTTCTGCGTGGAGAGGCTATCACGAGGCGAGTGGGTGCACATATTCCCCGAAGGTCGAGTGAACGTGGACAAAGAGCACATCCGGTTCAAGTGGGGGGTGGGGAGGTTGATCGCGGACAGTGCGCAGGCGCCGCTCGTGGTGCCCGTCTGGCATGAAGGCATGGATCAGGTGCTGCCCAACTGTGAACCTTATTTATTGAAGTTCAGGAAAAGGGTGTTCCTGAATGTCGGAGAGCCTATACAGATACATCATTTGTTGGAGAGGTGAGATTagataaatattcatatattactCCTATATCcctgaaggagtaggcagaggtgtaacaagGATACCTACTTTTCTCCATgtatgttccgttccatgatgtggtagggggtGAGCCTACTGCCtttttgggcacaaattccggactcccACCAAATGGGAATCCAACCCAATATCTATTTAGCAGAACCGGGATTTCAACCCAAGACCTCAAAGTGGAAGTCGTACCGCCCACGCCATACAACTACCCCACTGTGAGGCAGTCAGTTTAGTAGAGTGAAACAAATTCTATTAGACATAAAAACCGGTCATAGTAGTTTACACTAATACATTGTGTTTGAGCTTAACTATACATTTAGTAAggcaggccgacataattttgGAAAACGTCAGTCAACTCCTGACTGATTAAACACAATTGATAATACTCCAATACTACTGTTGTATTGGATGCCGCATCTTTTGTATTAACCGGTTGTAACAAACGCCCTTGGCAGTTTCCCACCGCTTACtaaacaatagtttatttatggtacaattattttctataaccgtgctatttttaatttaataaataaaataaaaatgttgtgttgaaaggaaatattataaaggtatattaatttcataataaacgcAAGGACATAACTGGCCAAGTATTAGCTTACAATTCACCAGCTATATTTCTGTCCAAATTAGAAAACAATTTTCGTACATGTCACATACATTGAGCACCACAAATTCCTCCATAAAATTTTCGAGCCCAGAAACTTATTTTCAGCCTCATATTCtgccattaaaaataaataatttccagGTTACGAAAATCGAACGCATCAGAAGAAGAAACCCGAAAGGCGATCACGGACCGCATCCAGGAAGAGCTGCTGAGGCTACGCGACCGCACGCACGCGCTCATCCGCCGCGCGGTCGGCGCTGGCGAGTGCACCGACGCGCCCCCCATCCC comes from the Manduca sexta isolate Smith_Timp_Sample1 chromosome 16, JHU_Msex_v1.0, whole genome shotgun sequence genome and includes:
- the LOC115446211 gene encoding LOW QUALITY PROTEIN: tafazzin homolog (The sequence of the model RefSeq protein was modified relative to this genomic sequence to represent the inferred CDS: inserted 2 bases in 1 codon) — encoded protein: MGYDIGWIIPRLRNPGRLWNCASSITVAVVGLFSKIIIEFLNKTTVYNREVLKRAVHRPPGVPLLTVSNHHSCFDDPGLWGVLDCVTLVRGSRMRWSLAAHDICFTNALHSCFFALGKCVPVVRGAGVYQPAMDFCVERLSRGEWVHIFPEGRVNVDKEHIRFKWGVGRLIADSAQAPLVVPVWHEGMDQVLPNCEPYLLKFRKRVFLNVGEPIQIHHLLERLRKSNASEEETRKAITDRIQEELLRLRDRTHALIXAARSALASAPTRPPSPAAPHEARNGKERETDAEQ